A genomic window from Ruminiclostridium cellulolyticum H10 includes:
- a CDS encoding cytochrome c biogenesis CcdA family protein, which produces MRKVILLSPIYYFLTFVEGILTFVSPCILPMLPIYFLYLAGESDKEIKQSTTAKGRLLVNSIGFVIGFTVIFTLLGATATSLGYFLSNHRNLLEKISGLVMILFGLNFIGILKINFINMEKRINFQFKRLKFISSILFGMVFAFGWSPCLSSFLGSALAIASNSKTVFQGILLLFFFSIGLGIPFIITSIIFEKVKGAFKKIQAHSKTISIVSGALLIVAGILVFTGSLKYFNYFGL; this is translated from the coding sequence ATGAGGAAGGTGATTTTACTGTCTCCAATTTACTATTTTTTAACATTTGTAGAGGGAATATTAACCTTTGTTTCACCTTGTATACTCCCAATGCTTCCTATATATTTCCTCTACCTGGCCGGAGAATCCGACAAAGAAATAAAACAATCAACTACAGCCAAAGGCAGATTACTTGTAAATTCTATAGGGTTTGTTATCGGATTTACTGTGATATTTACTTTACTCGGAGCAACGGCTACCTCTTTGGGATATTTTCTGTCCAATCACAGGAATCTACTGGAGAAAATTAGCGGTTTAGTAATGATTTTATTCGGTCTTAACTTTATAGGTATACTAAAGATTAATTTTATAAATATGGAAAAAAGAATTAATTTTCAATTCAAACGTCTGAAATTTATAAGCTCAATTTTATTTGGTATGGTTTTTGCCTTTGGATGGTCGCCCTGCCTGAGTTCCTTTTTAGGCTCTGCCCTTGCAATTGCCAGTAACTCAAAAACGGTCTTTCAAGGAATACTTTTACTTTTCTTTTTCTCTATTGGCCTCGGTATTCCGTTTATTATTACTTCAATTATCTTTGAAAAGGTAAAAGGAGCTTTCAAAAAGATACAGGCACATAGCAAAACTATAAGTATTGTTTCAGGAGCACTTCTTATAGTAGCAGGTATTTTAGTATTTACAGGCAGCTTAAAATATTTTAACTACTTTGGTTTATAA
- a CDS encoding sensor histidine kinase: protein MFKKTLAFKLTLGFVVIVFISMLTIGVFFIQIFRQYTFDSKERAMLEKAHNISDVIAENTLSNGQMHGFGGIMHFLDTMAEANVWITDSKGNPAVFSGMGMGMGMRQRFSSEPIPDEAKNVIQEVLSGKDSVSESFSSVYKETTLTVGVPIFDTYQNVTGSVFLHAPVTGITQTLNKAVSILSVSIIIALLLAIGLGLFYSLLFTRPLKAMNSTALEMANGNYSVRTGISSKDELGQLGNSLDLLASKLGYTIDQLFQEKGKMSDIISSISEGLVAFNLKLEPLNNNNALSDIMNRTHPYKSELLTKDFESLEINLMITKVIKEKKSFQVTKNWMNKKLRFTLSPIIDNKGNVTGCVVLVLDISESERLEQLRKDFVANVSHEFRTPLTVIKGSIEALIDGTIDNKEDIERYYGRMLSETKSLQRLVGDLLELSRLQSGKISVNNELVHIPSLLSDITKSMQTIAIMKEISIVYTPINDVPAVSGDYDRLRQLFVIFIDNAIKYSPQKTEIHIRAAVKSTLEISIEDHGYGISEEELPYVWDRFYKTDKSREGGGTGLGLAIAKHLIKLHKGSVIIKSSLGKGTTVTVSLPFAK from the coding sequence ATGTTTAAAAAAACGCTGGCATTCAAGTTGACCCTGGGCTTTGTAGTAATCGTGTTTATTTCAATGCTCACAATTGGGGTGTTTTTTATTCAGATATTCAGGCAATATACATTTGACTCCAAAGAAAGGGCAATGCTGGAAAAAGCCCATAATATTTCGGATGTAATAGCTGAAAACACTCTAAGCAATGGCCAGATGCATGGTTTCGGCGGAATAATGCATTTTCTTGACACGATGGCAGAGGCTAATGTATGGATTACAGACAGTAAAGGTAATCCTGCCGTTTTTTCGGGGATGGGCATGGGTATGGGTATGAGACAAAGATTCAGTTCTGAACCTATTCCCGATGAAGCAAAAAATGTTATTCAAGAAGTACTTTCTGGTAAAGATTCTGTCAGTGAAAGTTTTAGCAGTGTATACAAAGAAACTACATTAACAGTCGGAGTACCTATTTTTGATACATACCAAAATGTAACAGGTTCGGTATTTCTTCATGCCCCGGTAACAGGAATAACACAAACACTAAACAAGGCTGTAAGCATTCTGTCAGTTAGCATAATTATTGCATTATTACTTGCAATAGGACTAGGGCTTTTTTATTCTCTTCTGTTTACAAGACCTCTTAAAGCTATGAATTCAACTGCCTTAGAAATGGCAAATGGCAATTACTCTGTTAGAACAGGAATAAGCAGCAAGGACGAATTGGGCCAACTTGGAAATTCCCTGGACCTTTTAGCTTCAAAACTAGGTTATACAATTGACCAGCTTTTTCAGGAAAAAGGTAAAATGAGTGATATTATTTCCAGTATATCAGAGGGTCTTGTAGCCTTTAACCTCAAACTGGAACCATTAAATAATAACAATGCACTTTCAGATATAATGAACCGTACTCATCCATATAAAAGTGAGCTTCTGACAAAAGACTTTGAGTCTTTAGAAATTAACTTAATGATAACTAAAGTTATTAAGGAAAAGAAATCATTTCAGGTTACCAAAAATTGGATGAATAAAAAACTTAGGTTTACACTTTCACCTATTATTGATAATAAGGGGAATGTTACAGGATGTGTAGTTTTGGTTCTAGACATAAGTGAAAGCGAGCGTTTGGAGCAGCTACGAAAGGATTTTGTAGCAAATGTCTCCCATGAATTCCGTACACCCCTCACTGTAATAAAAGGATCTATCGAAGCTCTCATTGACGGCACTATAGACAACAAGGAAGACATTGAACGTTATTATGGCAGAATGCTTTCCGAAACCAAAAGCCTTCAAAGACTGGTGGGTGACCTTCTTGAACTTTCCCGCCTTCAATCAGGCAAAATTTCGGTGAATAATGAGTTAGTTCATATTCCCAGCCTACTTTCCGATATAACCAAAAGCATGCAGACAATTGCCATTATGAAGGAAATATCGATAGTATACACTCCAATTAATGATGTACCCGCTGTATCAGGTGATTATGATAGACTCAGGCAATTATTTGTAATTTTTATTGATAATGCTATTAAGTATTCACCCCAAAAAACTGAAATCCATATTAGGGCAGCTGTAAAAAGCACTCTCGAAATCTCTATTGAGGATCATGGGTATGGTATTTCCGAGGAGGAACTGCCATATGTATGGGATCGTTTTTACAAGACAGACAAATCACGGGAAGGCGGCGGTACAGGTCTTGGTCTTGCAATTGCAAAGCACCTTATAAAGCTTCATAAAGGAAGTGTAATAATAAAAAGCAGCCTCGGAAAGGGTACAACTGTAACTGTATCTCTTCCCTTTGCTAAATAA
- a CDS encoding carbohydrate-binding protein, producing the protein MQKNKVSKKFISLILSLVIVLCSIFTFTVSPMVVTAATQAAYYVSPTGSDGNPGTIDAPFQTITKARDVVRTVNKNMTGDIYVYLRGGDYRLTSTINFGPEDSGTNGFRIFYQAYQDEIPVLNGATKVTGWTQHNGNIYKATLNRNTKLRYLFVNDKRAQMTKKTVKGQGGYGTYAVTKGQASWAWTSGSNSDGVKYNASDVPEITSNKDDLEIVNGTTWNENIVCTRDVITSGSSRVLLLQQPYGAIAQLPGWGAAFTTTSTHTIYNAFEFLNSPGQFYFNKTTKTLYYYPRPGEDMSTADVEAPVLEKLIDISGKSNTNRVKNITFQGITFANTDWNLIKVGDSYGRTTCQSADGFIAYYNGNWHDTKYTLLDTYPGMINVSSSDSINFTGNIIKHSAADGITMVNDVINSNLVGNYIYDITSSGITVGHPQHVYLGDGGEHQKYAPGVEGICTNVVINNNMLWDCSTAPGFGGCAGITAFFVNKLKVTYNTVHTTGYNGITLGWGWCNFLDSNTCKDNVINNNRIYNALNRLHDSGAIYTIGQMPYTTINENYVKGIPDNSTGPTYGLHNDEGSAFITENDNVLDISPGVTYTINCEDFGQKHDLTILRTYATVNKMGKNPPKSTIDTPVAVPDNVWPLAQYNIALNAGVQEAYRSILPSNLFPVQDYVFPASCATKCGADLNIRSSGNAANTVWFAPAGTTKFVVGPTMTKAVGTATSIVTPETAGTYKLFVVNSSGAKIGESDALLRVSGSASQIEAESFSSQSGVQTENCSEGGQDVGYIENGDYTVYNNFDFKNGVTGFKARVASGASGGNIEIRLDSITGPLVGTCPVTSTGGWQTWADATCNVSGVSGIHNLYLKFTGGSGYLFNINWFEFTGGGTTPVLTGDVNGDDSVDATDYAMMKKYLLGLINDFPVEDDLKAGDINKDGVIDAIDLALLKKNLLSGT; encoded by the coding sequence ATGCAAAAAAACAAGGTATCAAAAAAATTTATATCATTAATTCTTTCTTTAGTAATTGTGTTATGCAGTATTTTCACATTTACGGTATCACCGATGGTTGTTACTGCTGCAACGCAGGCAGCCTATTACGTATCCCCTACGGGAAGTGACGGTAACCCGGGAACCATAGATGCACCCTTTCAGACAATCACAAAAGCCAGGGATGTAGTACGTACTGTAAACAAAAATATGACGGGTGACATTTATGTTTATTTAAGAGGAGGAGACTATCGATTAACCAGTACCATTAATTTTGGACCGGAGGATTCCGGGACAAACGGATTCAGAATATTTTATCAGGCATATCAAGATGAAATACCTGTTTTAAACGGTGCAACAAAGGTTACAGGGTGGACTCAACATAACGGAAATATATATAAGGCTACCTTGAACCGCAATACCAAATTGAGATACCTTTTTGTGAATGACAAGAGAGCTCAGATGACTAAAAAAACAGTAAAAGGTCAGGGCGGGTATGGAACTTATGCTGTTACAAAAGGACAGGCCAGCTGGGCTTGGACAAGCGGCAGCAATAGTGACGGAGTTAAGTATAATGCGTCGGATGTGCCGGAAATCACAAGCAATAAGGATGACCTTGAGATAGTAAACGGTACCACTTGGAACGAAAATATTGTTTGTACAAGAGATGTTATTACATCAGGTTCTTCAAGAGTACTTCTTTTACAGCAGCCATATGGAGCAATAGCACAACTGCCCGGTTGGGGTGCAGCTTTCACTACTACCAGTACACATACAATTTACAATGCATTTGAATTTTTAAATTCTCCGGGGCAATTCTATTTTAATAAGACTACAAAAACGCTATATTATTATCCGCGTCCAGGTGAGGACATGTCAACTGCCGATGTTGAGGCCCCTGTTTTAGAGAAACTAATCGACATCTCAGGGAAATCAAACACAAACAGAGTCAAGAATATAACCTTCCAGGGCATTACCTTTGCAAATACGGACTGGAACCTTATAAAAGTCGGAGATTCTTACGGCAGAACAACATGCCAGAGTGCAGACGGCTTTATAGCTTATTATAACGGTAATTGGCATGACACCAAATACACTCTTCTTGATACATATCCGGGCATGATAAACGTAAGCAGCAGTGATTCCATCAACTTTACAGGTAATATAATAAAGCACAGTGCTGCCGACGGAATTACCATGGTAAACGATGTTATAAATTCAAATCTTGTAGGTAACTATATTTATGACATCACATCAAGTGGGATTACAGTAGGTCATCCACAGCATGTGTACTTGGGTGACGGTGGAGAACACCAGAAATACGCACCGGGTGTAGAAGGTATTTGCACCAATGTTGTAATCAACAATAATATGCTGTGGGATTGCAGCACTGCTCCCGGATTCGGGGGATGCGCCGGTATAACGGCATTTTTTGTAAACAAACTCAAGGTAACGTACAACACAGTTCATACCACGGGCTATAATGGTATCACGCTGGGGTGGGGCTGGTGTAATTTCCTCGACTCAAATACCTGTAAGGACAACGTAATAAATAATAATCGTATATATAATGCATTAAACAGGCTTCATGACAGCGGAGCAATATACACAATAGGCCAAATGCCTTATACGACTATAAATGAGAATTATGTTAAGGGAATTCCTGACAATTCAACTGGACCTACTTATGGTTTACATAACGACGAAGGAAGTGCGTTCATAACTGAAAATGACAATGTGCTTGATATTAGTCCGGGGGTAACGTATACAATCAACTGTGAGGATTTCGGACAAAAACACGACTTAACAATACTAAGAACCTATGCGACGGTTAATAAAATGGGTAAAAATCCGCCAAAAAGCACAATAGACACACCCGTTGCAGTTCCTGATAATGTATGGCCTTTAGCACAGTACAATATAGCTTTAAATGCGGGAGTTCAGGAAGCATACAGGAGTATTCTGCCAAGTAATCTCTTCCCTGTTCAGGATTATGTATTTCCCGCAAGCTGTGCCACAAAATGTGGAGCTGATTTAAATATAAGAAGCAGCGGTAATGCAGCAAATACAGTATGGTTTGCTCCCGCCGGGACAACCAAATTTGTTGTTGGGCCAACTATGACAAAGGCGGTAGGAACTGCTACATCAATTGTAACACCTGAAACAGCAGGGACATACAAATTATTTGTAGTAAATTCATCTGGTGCTAAGATAGGTGAATCTGATGCATTGCTGAGAGTGAGCGGTTCCGCTTCACAAATTGAAGCTGAGAGTTTCTCCTCACAATCGGGAGTTCAAACTGAAAACTGCAGTGAAGGCGGACAGGATGTAGGATATATTGAAAATGGAGATTATACGGTTTACAACAATTTTGATTTCAAAAACGGAGTTACGGGCTTTAAGGCCAGAGTAGCCAGTGGTGCCAGCGGGGGAAATATAGAGATTAGGCTGGACAGTATTACAGGACCTTTAGTAGGAACGTGTCCGGTGACGTCCACAGGAGGATGGCAGACCTGGGCTGATGCTACATGTAACGTCAGCGGAGTCAGCGGAATTCACAATTTGTATCTTAAATTTACAGGTGGTAGCGGGTACTTATTTAACATTAACTGGTTTGAATTTACAGGCGGAGGTACGACTCCTGTACTTACAGGAGATGTCAATGGAGATGATAGCGTTGATGCAACAGACTATGCCATGATGAAAAAGTATCTTCTCGGTTTAATCAATGATTTCCCTGTAGAAGACGACCTCAAAGCGGGTGACATAAATAAAGATGGTGTTATTGATGCAATTGATTTGGCTCTGCTAAAGAAAAACCTGCTAAGCGGTACTTAG
- a CDS encoding DUF2680 domain-containing protein — MKNIKKLVAITLSVLVVGAAGMVYAADIKTPAEVVSALTGKSMTDIYEEREEGKTYGTIANESGKLDEFKTKVLERKKAILDDKVKNGELTKEQADEIYNAIKNNQAICDGTGTARMGRQNGMGFGQGLGGGKGQGMGRGAGCGIRY, encoded by the coding sequence ATGAAAAATATTAAGAAATTGGTGGCAATAACATTGTCAGTATTGGTAGTTGGAGCAGCAGGAATGGTTTATGCGGCAGATATAAAAACTCCTGCAGAGGTTGTTTCGGCCTTAACAGGAAAAAGCATGACGGATATATATGAGGAAAGAGAAGAAGGAAAGACCTACGGAACTATAGCAAATGAATCTGGAAAGCTGGATGAATTTAAAACTAAAGTACTGGAACGGAAAAAGGCAATTCTGGATGATAAAGTAAAAAATGGCGAACTTACAAAGGAGCAGGCTGACGAAATTTACAATGCCATAAAAAACAATCAGGCAATCTGTGATGGAACAGGAACTGCAAGGATGGGCAGACAAAATGGTATGGGTTTTGGACAAGGTTTAGGCGGTGGTAAAGGTCAAGGAATGGGCCGTGGTGCAGGCTGCGGAATAAGGTATTAA
- a CDS encoding response regulator transcription factor, giving the protein MSKYILIADDNEGILDILKTYAAKEGFTPLLAHDGIEAVDIFNKYSPLLLLLDVMMPKKDGFEVCREIRQNSNVPIIMITAKAEEADRIMGLDIGADDYIVKPFSPGEVMARIRAILRRVDISDEDDKKIIQHPGLEINISDYEVKVNGSPVNLTKKEIEILWLLSNNPGKVFSRDNLLDSVWGYEYFGDARTVDTHIKRLRAKTDITDTSAWDIKTIWGVGYKFEVKHV; this is encoded by the coding sequence CTGAGCAAATATATACTTATTGCTGATGATAATGAAGGAATTCTTGACATATTAAAAACATACGCTGCAAAAGAGGGCTTCACTCCTCTGCTAGCACATGACGGAATTGAGGCAGTGGATATTTTCAACAAATACTCCCCCCTATTATTATTGCTAGATGTTATGATGCCAAAAAAAGATGGCTTTGAGGTCTGTCGTGAAATCCGTCAAAACTCCAATGTTCCCATAATTATGATTACTGCAAAGGCTGAAGAGGCAGACCGGATTATGGGACTTGATATCGGAGCTGATGACTATATTGTTAAACCATTCAGCCCCGGCGAGGTAATGGCACGAATCCGGGCTATATTAAGGCGGGTGGATATTTCAGATGAGGATGACAAAAAAATAATTCAGCATCCCGGACTTGAAATTAACATATCCGATTACGAAGTAAAAGTTAACGGTTCCCCGGTTAATCTTACAAAGAAGGAAATAGAAATCCTGTGGCTTTTGTCAAACAATCCAGGGAAGGTTTTTTCAAGAGATAACCTGCTTGATAGTGTATGGGGCTATGAATACTTTGGAGATGCACGTACGGTAGACACTCATATCAAACGGCTAAGAGCTAAAACAGATATTACTGATACATCCGCATGGGATATAAAAACAATTTGGGGTGTTGGATATAAATTTGAGGTGAAGCATGTTTAA